A single Argentina anserina chromosome 7, drPotAnse1.1, whole genome shotgun sequence DNA region contains:
- the LOC126802427 gene encoding uncharacterized protein LOC126802427 produces MLGKLTKLEILSMRESNLEALPKEIGDLTNLRMLDLTGGQIVTIPSKLFRKMHKLEELYMECGFWDWGSEIEGGEGETNAGFDELTSLPCLRVLKVWISHSNCIPKTVELNPNWIQFDICIGRDDEIVVSQYCYNSVCLTLDTSLSTLPDWFVFVVINRAEKLEWIECKGLIDYFVQYEHESRLDRLKYLSVTGCDENSKEWKNSTTWFPRKPVFENLEDLHLSRVDFMKELCLGDLPQGSLFGLKLLEVDSCCNWGNILLPSKLLQRVPNLETLICNDVDGMEYVFGCEGFKPEKSKLRDLSFVGLDAVRSICNGPAPHAMFQTLKILSIERCSFVGSLFSYEVAQYLYQLEDLKVAFCPSLERVIEANKETMNQKRTVFPKLKNLALMRLPKLYSGGATIDFECPLLECLYLKDCSQFSSSTSASDFHSRKNVQFNDEQHYLSLWERYAFITRYFS; encoded by the coding sequence ATGCTCGGAAAATTGACAAAACTCGAGATCCTTAGCATGAGAGAATCAAACTTGGAGGCACTCCCAAAAGAAATAGGAGATTTGACCAATCTGAGGATGCTGGATTTGACAGGCGGACAAATTGTCACAATTCCATCAAAATTGTTTCGGAAAATGCATAAACTAGAAGAATTGTACATGGAATGTGGGTTTTGGGACTGGGGGAGTGAAATTGagggaggagaaggagaaacTAATGCTGGCTTTGATGAGTTGACTAGCTTGCCATGTTTAAGAGTTTTGAAGGTTTGGATCTCCCATTCAAATTGTATCCCAAAAACTGTTGAGCTCAACCCGAATTGGATTCAGTTTGATATTTGTATTGGAAGAGACGACGAAATTGTGGTCTCTCAATATTGTTATAATTCAGTATGCTTGACTCTTGACACATCCCTCAGCACATTACCGGATTGGTTCGTCTTCGTGGTGATAAACAGGGCAGAGAAGCTAGAGTGGATAGAGTGCAAGGGGTTGattgattattttgttcaatATGAGCATGAGAGCAGGTTAGATAGACTGAAGTATCTCTCTGTCACTGGTTGTGATGAGAACTCAAAAGAGTGGAAGAACTCAACAACGTGGTTTCCAAGAAAACCTGTGTTTGAGAACTTGGAAGACTTGCATCTCAGTCGAGTAGATTTCATGAAAGAGTTGTGTCTTGGTGATTTACCACAGGGCTCTCTATTTGGTCTGAAGTTACTTGAGGTTGACTCTTGTTGTAACTGGGGGAACATACTTTTGCCATCAAAATTGTTGCAGAGAGTGCCAAATCTGGAAACACTAATTTGTAATGATGTTGATGGAATGGAATATGTATTTGGATGTGAAGGATTCAAGccagaaaaatcaaaactgaGAGACTTGTCATTTGTGGGTTTAGATGCAGTGCGAAGCATATGTAATGGTCCTGCTCCACATGCAATGTTCCAAACACTTAAAATTTTGTCCATTGAACGATGCAGCTTTGTGGGAAGCCTTTTCTCCTATGAGGTAGCTCAGTATCTTTATCAATTGGAAGACCTGAAAGTTGCCTTTTGCCCTTCTTTGGAAAGAGTAATCGAAGCAAACAAGGAAACGATGAACCAGAAGAGGACTGTTTTTCCAAAATTGAAGAACTTAGCCTTGATGAGACTTCCTAAGCTGTACAGTGGAGGTGCTactattgactttgagtgtCCTTTACTGGAATGCTTGTATTTGAAGGACTGCTCCCAGTTTTCATCTTCAACCTCGGCTTCTGACTTCCACAGTAGGAAAAATGTCCAGTTCAATGATGAGCAGCACTACCTGTCTCTATGGGAGAGGTATGCCTTTATCACACGTTACTTCAGTTAA